A window of the Desulfobacula toluolica Tol2 genome harbors these coding sequences:
- the padH gene encoding NADH-dependent phenylglyoxylate dehydrogenase subunit epsilon: MHTNYLIIGGSHAGLSAIDAIRRCDSEAALTLVTTEKRPPYSPTALPYIISGKTEPAKTDIIPSNYFKDLDVNYINGASATQIDTQINQVRLNNGGTIDYEKLLVATGASALVPNIAGIEDVEFSCIRTMADAEKIKKEMAQAKSALIIGAGFIGMHAAENLANSGLSVTVVETFDYIMPASFDIESSDLIRKAFVEKGITILTGKQVSKVYKSGDQTVLSLADGDEISGDMLVIAAGIKPNTDFLADSGINCDHGIVVDERMRTCVPNVWAAGDVACASDFFSPMKTIGGTIPCATAQGKIAGMDMSQDSYVKDYPGNLNMNTFGFFGNFAFSIGNVADTFPDSKLEFEIQTDPEKKSFCKFVFDGPVLTGVSAINRRLDPGILKELILRKTDLSTKKEDFIKTPLETGRQVMRELF; the protein is encoded by the coding sequence ATGCATACCAACTATCTTATTATTGGCGGAAGCCATGCAGGACTTTCCGCCATTGATGCCATCAGACGATGCGACAGTGAAGCTGCTCTGACATTGGTGACAACGGAAAAAAGACCGCCTTATTCTCCAACTGCTTTACCATATATAATTTCCGGTAAAACAGAACCGGCGAAGACGGATATCATACCATCTAACTACTTCAAAGACCTTGATGTTAATTATATAAACGGTGCTTCCGCAACTCAAATAGACACCCAAATCAATCAGGTAAGGTTGAATAACGGGGGCACAATTGACTATGAAAAATTACTTGTTGCAACGGGTGCAAGTGCTTTGGTCCCGAACATTGCCGGAATTGAAGATGTTGAGTTCTCTTGTATCCGCACAATGGCGGATGCTGAAAAAATAAAAAAAGAGATGGCACAGGCCAAGTCCGCACTCATCATAGGGGCTGGTTTCATCGGCATGCACGCTGCGGAGAACCTTGCAAATTCGGGCTTAAGCGTAACCGTTGTAGAAACCTTTGACTACATTATGCCGGCAAGTTTTGATATTGAATCGTCTGATCTCATCAGAAAGGCTTTTGTTGAAAAGGGCATTACCATACTCACAGGCAAACAAGTATCAAAGGTTTACAAAAGTGGCGATCAAACTGTTCTTTCACTTGCGGACGGAGATGAGATTTCCGGGGACATGCTTGTCATTGCAGCAGGCATTAAACCCAATACCGATTTTCTTGCAGATTCCGGAATTAACTGTGATCATGGGATTGTTGTGGATGAAAGGATGCGTACTTGTGTTCCCAATGTGTGGGCAGCAGGTGATGTTGCTTGTGCCTCCGATTTTTTCTCTCCAATGAAAACCATCGGCGGAACAATTCCCTGCGCAACAGCGCAGGGAAAGATTGCAGGTATGGATATGTCGCAAGATTCCTATGTTAAGGATTATCCTGGAAATTTGAATATGAATACCTTTGGATTTTTCGGGAATTTTGCTTTTTCCATAGGAAATGTGGCAGACACATTTCCTGACAGCAAATTAGAATTTGAAATACAAACTGATCCGGAAAAAAAGAGTTTTTGCAAATTTGTTTTTGACGGACCTGTTTTAACAGGGGTTTCCGCCATTAACAGGCGGCTTGATCCTGGCATTTTAAAGGAATTAATCCTGCGTAAAACAGACCTTTCCACAAAAAAAGAAGACTTTATAAAAACTCCCCTTGAAACCGGAAGACAAGTGATGAGGGAATTGTTTTAA
- a CDS encoding thiamine pyrophosphate-dependent enzyme has product MGKSYSTIAFDPDKCDGCDDCVNACALIYDEEGSIENSRIQLAKDENKKFGLALCRQCAEPECVQNCPVGALSKDPDTGVISCNDSCIGCKICTLSCAYAGITINAITKRVMKCDLCGGDPACTKACEKGALKFLKNNEMFKSWGDKEDLVAPGISSCLGCNTELVFRHTLRKVGSNTILAIPPGCTAGVGAVGVNGVTATKVPSFHPLLTNTSSMLAGIKRYYNRIGRDITMMAFAGDGGTADVGFQSLSGAAERGEQMIYICIDNEGYMNTGVQRSSTTPYGAWTTTTPVGSALKGKTRDAKYLPIIMMMHNCEYVATASTSFMDDYYEKLDKAYEASKKGMAYLHVFSPCPTGWRFPPEKLIEVGRKAVESNIVPLWEYTNATKKLEFTHPVDDPVSIKDYLFLIGKYKHLDEAQLEFIEQNRDRRIEMLKNISNS; this is encoded by the coding sequence TTGGGGAAAAGTTACTCAACCATAGCTTTTGATCCGGATAAATGTGACGGATGTGATGACTGTGTGAATGCCTGCGCTTTGATCTATGATGAAGAGGGGTCCATTGAAAATTCACGCATTCAGCTTGCAAAAGATGAAAATAAAAAATTTGGACTGGCCTTGTGCCGCCAGTGTGCTGAACCTGAATGTGTTCAGAATTGTCCTGTGGGAGCGCTTTCCAAAGACCCGGATACAGGTGTTATTTCTTGCAATGACTCTTGTATCGGCTGTAAAATCTGCACGCTCAGCTGTGCTTATGCAGGCATTACGATCAATGCCATTACAAAAAGGGTCATGAAATGCGATCTTTGTGGCGGAGATCCTGCATGCACAAAGGCATGTGAAAAAGGCGCATTGAAATTTCTTAAAAACAATGAAATGTTCAAATCCTGGGGCGATAAAGAAGATCTTGTTGCCCCTGGCATTTCATCTTGTCTAGGGTGTAATACAGAGCTTGTTTTCAGGCATACCTTAAGAAAAGTCGGTTCAAACACCATACTTGCCATTCCTCCCGGATGTACTGCCGGAGTCGGGGCTGTCGGTGTTAATGGGGTTACGGCCACAAAGGTGCCGTCCTTTCATCCTCTGCTGACCAATACATCCTCAATGCTTGCGGGGATAAAAAGATATTATAACAGAATAGGACGGGATATAACCATGATGGCCTTTGCCGGAGACGGCGGAACCGCAGATGTCGGTTTCCAGTCTCTGTCCGGTGCTGCGGAACGCGGTGAACAGATGATTTATATCTGTATCGATAATGAAGGCTACATGAATACCGGTGTGCAAAGATCAAGCACAACACCTTATGGCGCATGGACAACCACTACGCCGGTCGGATCTGCGTTAAAAGGCAAAACCCGCGATGCCAAATATCTTCCTATCATTATGATGATGCATAATTGCGAGTATGTTGCAACGGCTTCGACATCTTTTATGGATGATTATTACGAGAAGCTGGACAAGGCCTATGAGGCCTCAAAAAAAGGAATGGCATATCTGCATGTGTTTTCTCCATGTCCAACGGGTTGGCGGTTTCCGCCGGAAAAACTCATTGAGGTTGGAAGAAAGGCAGTCGAATCCAATATTGTGCCTTTATGGGAATATACAAATGCAACAAAAAAACTTGAGTTTACTCACCCTGTGGATGATCCGGTTTCGATAAAAGATTATCTTTTTCTGATTGGTAAATACAAGCATCTTGATGAAGCCCAGCTTGAATTTATTGAACAGAATAGAGACAGAAGAATCGAGATGCTTAAAAATATATCAAACTCATAA
- the padE gene encoding NADH-dependent phenylglyoxylate dehydrogenase subunit gamma encodes MRFHGRGGQGAVMASKILAKALVEEGHVVKAIPSFGFERRGAPVSAFLRFGDKEIRQVTNIYNPDCIVCLDPTLSKSVDIFEGINDNAIFIQATKKDISELSFPDTLSKVGTCDAFGLAMEIIGRPITNTIMLGVFAKTTGLVSVGSINKAMESVAFRDAALNKNITAVKLGYERTTVLELKGKEIS; translated from the coding sequence ATGCGTTTTCATGGACGAGGGGGTCAAGGAGCTGTGATGGCATCCAAAATTTTGGCAAAAGCCCTCGTCGAAGAAGGTCATGTTGTTAAAGCGATTCCCTCATTCGGGTTTGAAAGGCGCGGTGCGCCGGTATCCGCCTTTCTGCGTTTCGGAGACAAGGAAATCAGACAGGTGACAAATATTTACAATCCGGATTGCATAGTGTGTCTTGATCCAACCCTTTCCAAATCCGTGGATATTTTTGAAGGCATCAATGATAATGCCATATTTATTCAGGCAACAAAGAAAGATATATCTGAATTATCATTTCCAGATACCCTTTCAAAAGTCGGCACATGTGATGCCTTCGGTCTTGCCATGGAGATCATCGGAAGGCCAATTACAAACACAATAATGCTTGGCGTGTTTGCAAAAACCACCGGGCTTGTGTCTGTGGGTTCAATTAATAAAGCCATGGAATCCGTTGCTTTCAGGGATGCCGCCCTGAATAAAAATATTACCGCTGTAAAATTAGGGTATGAGAGAACCACTGTGCTTGAACTTAAAGGAAAGGAGATATCATGA
- a CDS encoding dihydroorotase, with amino-acid sequence MLDLIIKNGKVFIPEKGFLDLEVGIKDGKIVALENNLSDSKEVLDAAGNIVMPGVIDPHIHLGIFNDFAHECEHETRAALAGGVTTCGVFMGGDQSYLGQVGELIDVIEAKSSVDLFMHLAIFTEEQMSEMKSYYEKFGITSFKFYMAGVKGVFPNVSDGFIYEGFKKVAEFGDKAIACVHCEDQSLIDVAFDKVSAQTPEGTLVDWAKTGPDMAEEEAIIRACYLAEKAGNRLYIVHISTKDGADRLTKIKANEGARVFGETTSAYLTVNKHGEFGLKGKMLPPLRDKSDNDGLWDAVKNDTIDSLGTDNVSMTLEVKQEENGMLGAMPGYPILQTHFPAMINEGYHNRGIDIETIITKATINPAKIFGLYPQKGVIAVGSDADIVILDLDNSKTVESKNLFSYGDFSLFEGQTIKGWPTTVVKSGKIAFSNDEIMVEPGSGSFLKREL; translated from the coding sequence ATGTTGGATTTAATCATAAAGAATGGAAAAGTATTTATTCCTGAAAAAGGATTTCTTGATCTTGAAGTAGGAATAAAAGATGGAAAAATTGTGGCACTTGAAAATAATCTTTCAGATTCAAAAGAAGTTCTGGATGCCGCTGGAAACATTGTCATGCCGGGTGTGATTGATCCCCATATTCACCTTGGAATTTTCAACGATTTTGCCCATGAATGTGAGCATGAGACCAGAGCTGCCCTGGCCGGCGGCGTAACCACCTGTGGTGTGTTCATGGGCGGTGATCAGTCCTATCTGGGTCAGGTGGGAGAGCTGATTGATGTAATTGAGGCCAAGTCTTCCGTTGATCTGTTTATGCATCTGGCCATTTTTACAGAAGAGCAGATGTCTGAAATGAAGTCATATTACGAGAAATTTGGCATTACTTCTTTTAAATTCTACATGGCAGGCGTTAAGGGCGTTTTCCCAAATGTCAGCGATGGATTTATTTATGAGGGATTTAAAAAAGTAGCAGAATTTGGTGATAAGGCGATCGCATGTGTTCATTGTGAAGATCAGTCCCTTATTGATGTTGCCTTTGATAAGGTATCTGCCCAAACACCTGAAGGAACACTTGTGGACTGGGCAAAAACAGGACCTGATATGGCAGAAGAAGAGGCCATCATCCGTGCGTGTTATCTTGCTGAGAAGGCAGGAAATCGATTGTATATTGTTCATATCTCCACCAAGGATGGGGCCGATCGCCTGACAAAGATAAAAGCAAACGAGGGTGCAAGGGTTTTTGGTGAAACAACGTCAGCCTATCTTACCGTGAACAAACATGGCGAATTCGGATTAAAGGGCAAAATGCTTCCTCCTCTCAGAGACAAGTCTGATAATGACGGACTGTGGGATGCCGTAAAGAATGACACAATCGATTCCCTTGGAACAGATAATGTCAGTATGACCCTGGAAGTAAAGCAGGAGGAAAACGGAATGCTGGGCGCAATGCCCGGTTACCCCATTCTTCAAACCCATTTTCCTGCAATGATCAACGAAGGATACCACAACCGGGGTATTGATATTGAAACCATTATCACAAAAGCAACCATAAATCCTGCCAAGATTTTTGGCCTTTATCCTCAAAAAGGTGTCATAGCAGTGGGCAGCGATGCTGATATCGTTATTCTTGACCTTGACAATTCCAAGACTGTTGAGAGTAAAAATCTGTTTTCTTACGGTGATTTTTCTCTTTTTGAAGGACAAACTATTAAAGGATGGCCAACAACTGTCGTAAAAAGCGGGAAGATTGCTTTCTCAAATGACGAAATCATGGTGGAACCGGGAAGCGGATCATTCTTAAAACGGGAACTATAA
- a CDS encoding DUF1329 domain-containing protein, protein MKKGFIFLGCFIVTLGFISFANAGMREPMEGAGWHYPWKDTYSEWKPGNMKYDEELFNQDVIEAYGWEAEDVDKIKDMIPPSMYIILKNPDIWGPRRINVTAYRENKGYLWDRFVKATKEYKDTAKIDKGWLINYTAGVPFPEPKDGIEALWNFKQHFREDDRILSAVTIITNRGGQVRYQTSDGNLMYFDGRLEKSPKPLYKSPNNERRIDAYANAHPYEMRGTLSVITQYDDPEMDDSFWLYLPALRRVRRLSAAQRTDRLPGGQDLMWENFDVFNGNPSKYNCKLMGKKEMLFVHNGDPKGSWIHGKHLSGPNDYYQKVQVYINELTPKDPDFPFSKVILYTDSKTWVPYYGEWYDKEGKLYLFSQFQYAPNKNGIFVAVVMNHVDMQKIHSTGYAVTDPKFNTGLTPDYFKVDSLKMAYPSR, encoded by the coding sequence ATGAAGAAAGGGTTTATCTTTTTGGGCTGTTTCATTGTAACGCTGGGATTTATTTCTTTTGCCAACGCTGGTATGAGGGAACCTATGGAAGGGGCAGGATGGCACTATCCCTGGAAGGATACCTACTCGGAATGGAAACCTGGGAACATGAAGTATGATGAAGAACTGTTTAACCAGGATGTGATTGAAGCCTATGGATGGGAAGCCGAGGATGTAGATAAAATCAAGGATATGATACCTCCGTCCATGTACATAATTTTGAAAAATCCGGATATATGGGGTCCAAGGCGGATCAATGTTACAGCTTATAGAGAAAATAAAGGTTATCTATGGGACCGTTTTGTAAAAGCCACAAAAGAATACAAGGATACTGCCAAGATTGACAAAGGATGGCTTATAAATTACACAGCGGGAGTCCCTTTTCCCGAGCCTAAGGATGGGATTGAGGCGTTATGGAACTTTAAACAACATTTCAGGGAGGATGACCGGATACTCTCGGCTGTAACTATCATTACCAACCGCGGCGGTCAGGTCAGATACCAGACTTCCGACGGCAACCTTATGTATTTTGACGGCAGGCTGGAAAAATCGCCAAAACCCCTGTATAAAAGCCCCAATAATGAACGGCGCATTGATGCGTACGCCAATGCTCATCCCTATGAAATGCGGGGAACTTTGTCGGTGATCACCCAGTACGATGACCCGGAAATGGACGATTCATTTTGGCTGTATTTGCCGGCACTTCGGCGCGTACGCCGCCTCTCAGCGGCTCAGAGAACCGACCGGCTTCCAGGAGGCCAGGATCTTATGTGGGAAAACTTTGATGTCTTCAACGGCAACCCCAGCAAATATAATTGCAAGCTGATGGGCAAAAAAGAGATGCTGTTCGTACATAACGGTGATCCCAAAGGTTCCTGGATTCATGGCAAGCATCTGTCAGGCCCCAATGATTACTACCAGAAAGTACAAGTGTATATAAATGAATTGACGCCAAAGGATCCAGACTTTCCCTTTTCCAAAGTCATACTTTATACGGATTCCAAAACCTGGGTGCCCTATTACGGGGAGTGGTACGATAAGGAAGGGAAATTATATCTTTTCTCCCAGTTCCAGTATGCACCGAATAAAAACGGCATCTTCGTTGCAGTGGTCATGAACCACGTTGATATGCAGAAAATTCACAGCACCGGATACGCTGTGACCGATCCCAAGTTCAACACAGGTCTGACGCCGGACTATTTCAAGGTAGATAGCCTGAAGATGGCATATCCTTCGAGATAA
- a CDS encoding 4Fe-4S binding protein translates to MIKQSTPAFDSSTIPNDLCPIATHFVFLKTGDWRAMRPILLREKCVKCATCWLYCPTQCISEKATWFEANLDICKGCGICAEECPHNAIIMEEETEV, encoded by the coding sequence ATGATTAAACAATCCACCCCCGCCTTTGACAGTTCAACGATTCCCAATGATTTGTGTCCCATTGCAACACATTTTGTGTTTCTTAAAACCGGTGACTGGAGGGCCATGCGCCCCATTCTCCTGCGGGAAAAATGTGTGAAGTGTGCCACCTGCTGGCTTTATTGCCCTACTCAGTGCATTTCTGAAAAAGCAACATGGTTTGAAGCAAATCTTGATATTTGCAAGGGATGCGGAATCTGTGCAGAGGAATGCCCCCATAATGCAATCATAATGGAAGAGGAAACTGAAGTATGA
- a CDS encoding VOC family protein: protein METNKIDHICIAVKNLDEARKVWEPVLGKTKPDDEYIDEPEKIKVARYWVGEVGFELMESTTPDGDVAKFIEKRGEGVMLISFNVDNTRESMAELKEKDYPFIGGARPFRDCEFSFIHPKKMNGVLTELIDYKWKEFEK from the coding sequence TTGGAAACAAATAAAATTGATCACATATGTATAGCAGTTAAAAATCTTGATGAAGCACGCAAGGTGTGGGAACCGGTTCTTGGAAAAACAAAACCAGACGATGAATATATTGATGAGCCGGAAAAAATTAAAGTTGCACGATACTGGGTCGGTGAAGTTGGTTTTGAACTTATGGAGTCCACAACACCGGATGGAGACGTGGCCAAATTTATCGAAAAAAGGGGCGAAGGGGTAATGCTCATAAGTTTTAATGTTGATAACACTAGAGAATCCATGGCTGAACTTAAAGAAAAAGATTATCCGTTTATTGGTGGCGCAAGGCCATTTCGTGACTGTGAATTCTCCTTTATTCATCCGAAAAAAATGAACGGGGTATTGACTGAACTCATTGATTATAAATGGAAGGAATTTGAAAAATAG
- the padG gene encoding NADH-dependent phenylglyoxylate dehydrogenase subunit alpha, giving the protein MTEKIVCDGNEAAAWGVAKAKPDMVAVYPITPQSSLAEYIAQFVADGVIDADLMDVEGEHSVLSVLQGACLAGARTYTATCGQGLAFMFEPYFRTPPLRLPIVMSIVTRDGITPQCVWGGQQDAMTVKEVGWIQMYCETNQEILDTMILAYRIAENRDVMLPVNVCHDGNYQSYGVEQVLLPDQDMVDGFLGEKNTNWHAALDPEKPMGIDPLTGGAGGEGPSRFVRYRKGSCKGMQNALDVITNVHEEWGELTGRHYAPLVEEYRLDDADYAIVTIGGMTGAGKDAVDEMRLEGENVGLIKIKTFRPFPQEALLKAVSKVAAVGVVDRSVNFGWNSGPVYQEILGILYQMEKKIPAVSFIGGLAGADITINDFKDTIMTTKRALNGDLPKSTIWINE; this is encoded by the coding sequence ATGACCGAAAAAATAGTTTGTGACGGGAATGAAGCGGCTGCATGGGGTGTTGCCAAAGCCAAACCTGATATGGTCGCAGTATATCCTATAACTCCTCAATCTTCCCTTGCCGAGTATATTGCTCAGTTTGTGGCGGACGGGGTGATTGATGCTGATTTGATGGATGTAGAAGGAGAACACAGTGTTTTGTCGGTTCTCCAGGGAGCATGTCTTGCAGGGGCAAGGACCTATACGGCTACCTGTGGCCAGGGGCTTGCTTTTATGTTTGAGCCTTATTTTCGAACACCGCCTTTAAGGCTTCCCATTGTTATGTCCATTGTGACACGGGACGGCATTACCCCTCAATGTGTATGGGGAGGGCAACAGGATGCCATGACGGTAAAAGAAGTCGGTTGGATTCAAATGTATTGCGAAACAAACCAGGAAATTCTTGACACCATGATCCTGGCTTACAGGATCGCGGAAAATCGAGATGTTATGTTGCCGGTGAATGTATGTCATGATGGAAATTATCAATCTTACGGCGTAGAGCAGGTTTTACTGCCGGATCAGGATATGGTGGATGGGTTTCTTGGCGAAAAAAATACAAACTGGCATGCTGCTCTTGATCCTGAAAAACCCATGGGAATTGATCCTTTGACAGGTGGTGCAGGCGGTGAGGGGCCTTCGCGTTTCGTAAGATACAGGAAAGGGTCCTGCAAGGGAATGCAAAATGCCCTTGATGTCATCACGAATGTCCATGAAGAATGGGGTGAACTCACAGGACGACATTATGCACCTTTGGTTGAGGAATACAGATTAGACGATGCGGATTATGCAATCGTCACCATAGGCGGGATGACCGGAGCCGGCAAGGATGCTGTTGATGAGATGCGCCTTGAAGGAGAGAATGTGGGTCTTATCAAAATCAAAACCTTTCGTCCCTTTCCCCAGGAAGCTTTATTAAAAGCTGTTTCCAAGGTTGCGGCCGTAGGTGTTGTGGATCGGTCTGTTAATTTTGGTTGGAATTCCGGCCCTGTTTATCAGGAAATCTTAGGGATTCTTTATCAAATGGAAAAAAAGATTCCAGCGGTCAGTTTTATTGGAGGTCTGGCAGGAGCCGATATTACCATCAACGATTTCAAAGACACCATTATGACAACGAAAAGGGCTTTAAATGGTGATTTGCCGAAATCAACAATCTGGATAAATGAATAG